Within Planctomycetia bacterium, the genomic segment CCTGATCGGCGCTGTGACCACGCGGACTGCCGTGAGGCACGCACCCAAATCACCGACAAAGGAACACGTCTCGTTCCCAGGCGAGCAGACGGAGCCGGTCGGCTGGGTGTTTGGTCGCATGATCGGATTCCCGGGAGCCGACAAGCCTTTGCTGCCTCAGAGCGGCAACCTGGGTCATCAGGTGTACGTTTCACCAACGTCGGATGCCCGACCATGATCGGTACTCGAATTGACACCCATCGCGTCATAAACGGACTTTCGCCTGGGACCGAGCGCAAGCTCTGTGGTGTATGGGTCATCATCCCAGCCAAGAATGAGCAAGCGTCTATCCCCCATGTGCTGAACGATCTACCGGCAGTTGGACGGGTGATCGTCGTTGACAATGGATCGACGGATGGAACAGCAGACGCGGCCCGATGCGGAGGTGCGGATGTTGTCCGAGAGGAGCGACGCGGTTATGGGTCGGCCTGCCTGGCGGGACTCGCACGCATCGAATGGCTGGTCGGAAGCGGCGAGCCCCCACCGGCAATCGTCGTCTTCTTGGATGCGGATTACAGCGATCACCCTGAGGAATTACCGCAACTGATTGAGCCAATACTGGCGGGCGACATCGATTTTACGATTGGTTCGCGACTCTTGGGCCAGCGTGAAACCGGCGCGATGCCGCCGCAAAGCATCTACGGCAACAAACTGGCGTGCTTTCTGATGTGGTTGTTTTGGGGCGTGCGACACACCGATCTCGGACCGTTCCGGGCCATCACTTACTCGGCGCTGCAACAACTTGGAATGCAAGACACAAACTTCGGCTGGACGGTCGAGATGCAGATCAAGGCTGCGGTTGCCAAGCTACGCACTCAAGAGATTCCGGTGCGATACCGAAGGCGGATCGGCGTAAGCAAGATCAGCGGCACGGTCAGCGGTACGATTAAGGCCGGATACAAGATACTGTTCACCATTGCTCGTTATCGGTGGCAGACACTGTGGACGAAGTAACCAGCGAAGCTGGTAGCCTCATACCCGCGAAGCAGTCCTCGCGATTGACCCGACAGGCAGCAGTCCTTCTGCTGCTGGTGATCGCTCAAGCGGTCCTCTACTTCATCGTCACGGCGTTGAGCAGACGATTCGGGTACGAAGAACCTTTTGGCCAACGGCCAATCCCAGCGGTGCTTGGTCTGCTCACCGCCTGCTTTGGACTGCACCTTCTCAGTCTGAAGATCGCCCTGCGGATCGGAAACCAGCGGCAGATCGTGGTGATGGTGCTGTGCGCAGCGGCAGTGTTTCGCGGAATCATGCTGTTCTCGGAGCCGATCCAGGAAATCGACATCTACCGTTATCTTTGGGATGGAGCTGCATCTGCCGAAGGCGTTAACCCTTTTCGCTACAGTCCCGAACAGGTACTGCGTGCCGATCCGAGTCGGCCTCTGCCGTCTGATTTGAGGCGACTCGTCGCCTTGCGTGATCGTTCCGCGCCTTTGGCAGAAGTGTTAGGCCGCATTCATTACGGCGACCTCACGACGGTCTATCCGCCTGTCAGTCAAGCGGTCTTCGTAACCGCATCCTGGATCTGTCCCGCTTCTGCAACGGTCTCTCATCGCGTCGTGCTGATGAAGGCGACGCTCCTTCTGTTCGACATCGCGACGATTGTGTTCGTGCTGCTTCTCCTGCGGCTCACCGGGCGTCATTTGGGATGGAGCATCGTCTACGCATGGTCGCCGCTTGTGTTGAAGGAATTCGCCAATAGCGGGCATCTGGATGCCATTGCCGTCTGCCTGACCACGGCGTCGTTGGCTTGCTGGACGCACGGGATGTTGGCGAAAGGAACTTTGCGTTCCACTACTTGGCTGGGTGTGGCTGGTTTACTGTTGGGACTCGGCACTGCCGCCAAGTTGTATCCGATAGTTTTGCTTCCGGTCTTAGCTTTCGTCACGTTGAAGAGAGTCTCCTGGCGAGCCGCGACATGGTATGGCATGTTGGGAATATTGACCTCGGGATTGCTACTCGCTCCGATGCTGCTGACACAACCGGTTGCAACGGTGTGGTCTGTCAGTCCGGCAATGCCTGGTCGCGAGACCCCTTCACCGAAATCGAGTCCACCGCAATCGACACTAACTGGGATTGAGGCAGCGAAGCCGGAGCGTCCAAGAAGCGGATTGGCAATGTTCTTCCGGCGTTGGGAAATAAACGACTTGATCTTTATGGTCGTGGTTGAAAACCTCCGACCGACGCCGTTGGACAGCGACCATGCTACATCGGAACAGTCGCCCTGGTTTTCAGTCGCACCAGACCGATGGCGCCAAGCGGTTGTCGCACCTCTGGCTTCCAGGCTCGATGAAACTCCAGCGAACATGGCCTTCCTGCTCGCGCGGGGAGCAACACTTGGCGTGTTTGTCCTCGTCGCGTTGTGGCTTGTATGGCAGGCCCAACGCAGCGATGAGCCGGAACGCTGGCTGGAGGCAGGTTTTCTCACGCTGGCCTGGTTCTGGGCACTCTCACCAACGATGAATCCGTGGTATTGGACGTGGGTATTGCCGCTGCTGCCGTTCGCTCGTGGCCGCGCTTGGTACGCCGTCTCTGGGCTGCTCATGCTCTATTACCTGCGGTTCTGGCTGGCCTATCACTTCGCCGACACTCTTCTATTCGGAACAGGCTATCGCGGCGAGCACTTCTTCCATTTCGTGGTTGTGCCGCTAGAGCACGGACTTTGGACGGGATGGCTTGTGGTTGAGTCCTGGAAACGTGGGAAGTGTGCCCCATTTTACAGATACAATTTCAAGGACGGCGTAAAATGAGTCTTTCAATGGTTACGGCTTGTACCCGCTTTGCGAGCCGCCTGGGTCTCGAAGTCGACCGGCAACGCGCACGAACATCGAGAGAAACGTCATGGCATCGGAAGCAGCGGATCAATTGTCCATCAATACCGTCCGCCGTAAGCGGATTGTTACGGTCGTTCGCTGGCTGTCGATCTTGTTGATTTTAGCTGCCCTGTTGATGATCGTTCGCTTGTTACCCACTGGGCAGGCAATCGAGGCGATGAAAGGCTGGATCGTCGAACTGGGAATCTGGGGGCCGGTGGTCTTGGTACTCTTATACGTCGTGGCCACGGTGTTATTCGTGCCGGGAACGATTCTGACACTGGCTGCCGGCGCAATGTTCGGATTGATTACCGGAACGATCACGGTATCCATTGGGTCGACACTGGGGGCGTCGCTCGCCTTTCTGATCGCCCGTTATGGGGCTCGCAATAAGATCGCCGCAATGGCTGACCGCAACCGCAGCTTCGGCGCCATTGACCGGGCGATCGCCGAAGGAGGTTGGAAGATTGTGGCCTTGCTCCGACTTTCGCCGGCGATCCCCTTCAATGTGCAGAACTATCTGCACGGCCTGACGTCGATTCGCTTCTGGCCGTACGTCGTCACGAGCTGGCTAGCCATGCTGCCAGGCACGTTTCTTTACGTCTATCTCGGACACATTACGGGCGCGGCAGTCGGGGCCAAGCGGGCGCGGACCCCCGCGGAGTGGGCGATGTTGGGCGTCGGGTTGCTGGCAACGGTCATCGTCACCGTTTACATCACTCGGTTGGCCCGCAGCAAGCTGAACGAGCAAATGGAGGACG encodes:
- a CDS encoding glycosyltransferase family 2 protein, with the translated sequence MIGTRIDTHRVINGLSPGTERKLCGVWVIIPAKNEQASIPHVLNDLPAVGRVIVVDNGSTDGTADAARCGGADVVREERRGYGSACLAGLARIEWLVGSGEPPPAIVVFLDADYSDHPEELPQLIEPILAGDIDFTIGSRLLGQRETGAMPPQSIYGNKLACFLMWLFWGVRHTDLGPFRAITYSALQQLGMQDTNFGWTVEMQIKAAVAKLRTQEIPVRYRRRIGVSKISGTVSGTIKAGYKILFTIARYRWQTLWTK
- a CDS encoding glycosyltransferase 87 family protein, giving the protein MDEVTSEAGSLIPAKQSSRLTRQAAVLLLLVIAQAVLYFIVTALSRRFGYEEPFGQRPIPAVLGLLTACFGLHLLSLKIALRIGNQRQIVVMVLCAAAVFRGIMLFSEPIQEIDIYRYLWDGAASAEGVNPFRYSPEQVLRADPSRPLPSDLRRLVALRDRSAPLAEVLGRIHYGDLTTVYPPVSQAVFVTASWICPASATVSHRVVLMKATLLLFDIATIVFVLLLLRLTGRHLGWSIVYAWSPLVLKEFANSGHLDAIAVCLTTASLACWTHGMLAKGTLRSTTWLGVAGLLLGLGTAAKLYPIVLLPVLAFVTLKRVSWRAATWYGMLGILTSGLLLAPMLLTQPVATVWSVSPAMPGRETPSPKSSPPQSTLTGIEAAKPERPRSGLAMFFRRWEINDLIFMVVVENLRPTPLDSDHATSEQSPWFSVAPDRWRQAVVAPLASRLDETPANMAFLLARGATLGVFVLVALWLVWQAQRSDEPERWLEAGFLTLAWFWALSPTMNPWYWTWVLPLLPFARGRAWYAVSGLLMLYYLRFWLAYHFADTLLFGTGYRGEHFFHFVVVPLEHGLWTGWLVVESWKRGKCAPFYRYNFKDGVK